GGGCGATGCCCGTGGCGTCGACCGTGTGCACCTGGGCGCCCTTGATGCCGAGCTTCTTCTGGATCGTCTTGGGATCCTCGGTGGTGTTGACGATGAAGACCGTGCCCTTGCCCGTGCCCGCGGTCACGCCCGCGGCGGGACTGTCGAGCAGGGTCGGATCCAGCACGATGACCGTGCCCGGATTCTCGATCATGCAGTGCCGCCGGATCGGTTCGTCGGCGATGCGGGTGTAGCCGCGCATGGGCGCGCCCCGGCGCTCCGGCCCGTACTCGGGGAAGCCCTGCCCGTATTTGCCCTTCTCCAGCACGGCCTCGGCGAGGAACATGGCGGCCGTCTTGGCCCCCTGCCCGCCGCGGGCGTGCCAGCGGATCTCGGTCATCTTTCGTGACATCGCAACACTCCTTGTGGTGGCGCCCCGGGCCGCTGTTGGTCAACCGGCACCCCATGTTGTACACTTGCGGTCGTGCACGGTCCGGTCGTCGGAAGTCTGGCGGCCGCGTGCGGTCCAGGGCTCTTGCATCTGTCGTGCTCGCCCAAGGTAGTCTTCCGACTGTTGCGAAACAAGCGAAACACGCCCCTGATTACGGATTTGCATGAAGCTGAAAGTCACTCTCACTTATAGGATTTAGATAGCTGTTGTCAAAAAGCCGACAACCTGGAAAGGGCCTGGATCCGGATGCGCAGCAACCGCCCCGAAATCGTTGAAATGAAGCTGGATGGAAGGGTGAGCCGGTTCGTTCTCGGCCCCCTGGCGGGCCTCGAACTGGAGCACTACCTGCGCGGCGGCGCCCCCGTGTTCGTGGTCGACGCGGCGGTGGCCGCGCACCATCCCGACTGGCTCGACCAGATCCAGCAGGGCTGCACCCGCTTGGAAAGCCCGACCCTGGTGCTGACCGGCGGCGAGGGCGTCAAGACCCTGGCCCGCCTGGGCCTGATCTACGACTGGCTGGCGGCCCGCAGCGTGGGGCGCGACGGCACCGTGGTCGGCGTGGGGGGCGGGACGGTGCTGGACCTGGTCGGGCTCGCCGCCGCCACCTGGAAGCGGGGCGTGAATTTCGTGGCCCTGCCGACGACGCTGCTGGCCATGGTCGACGCCGCCATCGGGGGCAAGACGGCCATCAACGCGGCGGGGCTGAAGAATCCGGTCGGGGCCTTCCATCCGGCCAGCGGCATCCTCGCCGACTGCGGCTTCCTGACTTCCCTGCCGCTGGGAGCGTGGCGCGACGGCATGGCCGAACTGGTCAAGACGGCGCTCATCGGCGACGCCCGGCTCTTCGCCGACCTGCACCGGGACCGGGCCGCCATCGCCGCGCTCCTGGGCGACCGGACGGCGGCGCCGGACGCGCCGGTGCCCGGCATCATCGGGGCCCTGCCCTGGGCCGAGTGGATCGGCCGCGCCGCCCGCGTCAAGGCCGACGTGGTGAACCGGGACTTCCGCGAGCTCGGCCCCCGGCGCGCCCTGAACCTGGGCCACACCCTCGGCCACGCCGTCGAGGCCTGGAGCCAGGACACCGCGGCGCCCCTCTCCCACGGCCAGGCGGTGGCCATCGGCATGGCCGTCGTCTTCCGCGTCGCCGCCGAGCGCGGCACCTGCCCCCTGCCCATCGCCGTCCAGGTGATCGAGATCCTCGAGGCGTGCGGGCTGCCCGTGAGCTGCTCGTGTCCCCCGGACCCGGTCCTCGAGGTCCTCATCTCCGGCGACAAGAAGGCGGTGGCGGGGCGCGGCGTGCGCTGGGTGCTGCCGCAGGAGGTGGGGCGGATGGATCTCGACGGCCGGGTGACGACCGCCGAGCTCCGCAAATGGCTGGACGACTGACGGACCGACCGGTCGCCTGACGGCCCTCCGGTCGCCGGCCGCTCCCTACTTGGCCAGGACCATCTTCCGCGTGCGGTCGCCCGCGGCCCCGCTCAGGCGCACGAAGTAGATCCCCGCCGCCGCGGCCCGCCCATGGCGATCCTGCCCGTCCCACACCGTGCGGTGGCTGCCGGCCTCGGCCTGGCCGTCGAGCAGCGTCCGCACCAGCCGGCCGCGCAGGTCGTACACGGCGATGCGCACCTGCCCGCGCCGGGGCAGGTCCCAGGCGATGGTGGTCCGCGGGTTGAACGGGTTGGGCGCCACGCCGGTGATGGCCAGATGGCGCGGCAGGTTCGCATCCGGCACCGGGCTGGGGCCGGAGCCGTCCACCGCCACGCGCGCGGAGTAGCCGCCGCAGCGGCCGTCGGCGTCCACCGCGCACACCAGGTAGTACCAGCCGCCGGTCGGGGGCGTGTCGTCGAGGAAGGCGGTGGGGTGGGCCACCGTGCGCACGGTCTTGGCCGCCGAGGGACGGAAGATCTCGGTGCTGTCGCGGTACACCACGTAGTGGCTGGTGTTGGCCGCCGCGGCCGCGTCCCAGGTCAGGCGCACCACGCCCCCGCCCAGATCGGCCAGGGCCGCGCCCGCGATGGGCGCCGGCTGGGCGAAGGCGGCATCGGGGCCGCCGTGCAGGCCGACATCGGCCGGGGAGCCGTCGGGATCGAGGCAGCCCGCCGCGCCGGCGTCGACGTTGGGCGAGTGCTCGCCGGGGCTGAAGTCGCCGGCGACCGCCGCCACGAAGCGGGGGTCGAGGCTGAACGAGCCCGGTCCCGGCGCGGCGCTCAGGTCGTCGCCGCCGGTGTTCTGCCAGGTGTTGTTGCCGTCGGCAACGGCCTCGGCGCCCGTGACCAGGAGCCCGCCGCCCGCGTTGGCGAAGACCATGTTCTGGCGCACGGCCAGCGGTCCGGACCCGAAGACGAACGCCCCGCCGATGCTGGCGGCGGTGTTGGCGTCGAACTGGCAGTTCTCGACGCGGCCCGACGCGGCCAGACCGGCCAGGGCCCCGCCGAGGGCGGCGGCCGTGTTGCCGGTGGCGCGCACGTTGCGCAGGTCGAGGGCCGTGCCGTCGGTCTCGAGGGCGCCGCCGTTGCCGGCGAGGGTGCTGTTGCCGGCCAGGGTGACGCGGCAGAGGTCGAGGCTGCCGCCGAGGGCCGTCACGGCCCCGCCCCCTTCGCGCGCGCGGTTGCCGTCGATGGCGGTGTCGTGCAGCGAGACCACGGCCTGGTCGGCGAAGACGGCGCCGCCCCGGCCGGCCGCGCCGTTGTTCACCAGCGTCGCGCCCGCGAGGTGGACCGTCGCGCCGGACACGTGCACCGCGCCGCCCCGGTTCGCCGCGAGGCTGTCGCTCAGGACGTTGGCCGCGAAGGTGCAGTCGGTGAAGGTCGCCTCGGCGCCGGCAAAGACACCCACCGCGCCCCCGCCCGAAGCCGTGTTGCCGGTGAACACGCAGCGGTCGAAGACCGGCGCCCCCCCCACGACGCACGCGGCCCCGCCGAAGCCGACGCCCGTGCCCACGGCCGCCCGGTTGTTCTCGAAGCGGCAGTCCCGGAAGGTCGGCGCCGCCGCGTTGACGTACACCGCGCCGCCGTGCTGCCCGCCCACCGGTGTCGACGCGTACCCGCCCGTGCTCCCGTGGACGACCAGGCTCTCCACCGAGCCGAAGTCGCCGGCCCCGGCGTACACCCGGATGGCCGAGTTGGCCCCCTGCAGCCGGGTCGGGTGGGCGTCCATGTCCCGCACGGTGAAGTCGGTGTTCCACGACCCGATCACCTTCACCGTGCGATTCAGGGTGATGTTCCCGGCGTAGTCGCCGCCGGCCACGAGCACCGTGTCGGTGCCGGTGCAGGCGGCCACCGCGTCGCCGATGCTGTGCGCCGCCGTGGCGATCGACTCGTAGGGCGCCGTGTTGCTGCCCAGGGGCGACACGTAGCGCGTGCGGTGGCCGATCACCTTCACCGCGCCGGTCGTGAAACCGTAGCCGTCGGCGGTGCCGCTGCTGGGGAAGACCACGAGGCTGCCGTAGTCGGTGCTCTCGTTGGGCACGAGCCAGCTGTAGCTGCCCGTGTTGGGCACGTTCGTGGCGACGAGGATGTCGTCGCAGGCGCCGCCGGCGCCGAACCAGATGTCGACCGCCGGCACCGCGGGGCCGGTCGTGGTCCAGCTCAGGTCGACCCACTGGTCGGCGTAGAGCGGGGTCTGGGTCGGGCCCGGCGCGATGGCCACCGTGACCGGCGGCGGCGTGTAGTCGAGCTGGGTGACCGAGTTGCCGGTCAGGCCCGCCCCGTACTGGATCCAGGCGTAGCCGCCGTCGCCGAAGTCCGGACCCCAGCTGTTCTTGATCAGCCAGGCGCCGTTGCCGCCGCAGGCGCGGTCGTCGTAACCCACGATGAGCACGAGGTGGTTGATGACGCTGCCGGGCACGTCGAAGCAGCCGCCGCCATACGCCTCGAGGGCCGGACCGCCGTCGATGCCCGTGCAGACGGGTCCGTACTGCAGGGCCGCCTTGATCTGCTCGAGGTCGTTCACGATGTAGCTGAAGCCCGTGATCCAGCCGTACTTGCGGAAGTTCGTCTCCTCGCAGGGCGCGATGGGCGGATCGGCCTGCAGGTACGGATGGCAGTCCTCGAGGACCGCGCCGCGCTGCTGAAAGATGTAGTAGGCCGCCGTGGCCCAGCCGCCGTCGCAGCCGGCGCCGTACGGGTTGCACGACACGACCTGCTGCTCGGAGAGGTCGAGGGTCTGCCCGTAGTAGATCTGGATGAAGGCCTCCATCTCGGCCGTGGCGGCGAACGCCCAGCACGAGCCGCACTGGGCCTGGTTCTTCACCGGGGTGATGCCGCCCAGATCGCGCCAGTTCAGGTTCAGGGGCAGCGTCTTGGCCACGGGATAGATGCGGAGGTTCTTCTCCAGTTCGGCCTGGTAGCCCGGCGGCGGCGCATAGCCGCGCAGGTGGGCGCGCTCGTCCGGCGTGAGGGACCGGCTGAAGGTCTCGTCGACCTCCCAGTGGCCGCCCCGGGCGGCCGCCTCGCGGCGCAGGGCCTCGAAGTCGGGCAGGGCGGCGGCGAGGGCGGGCAGGGCGCCGGTCATAGCGAGAGCCAGGACGGCGAACAGGGCGGCCGGACGGCGGCGGACAGGGCCGGTGCGGGGCATCGGGAGCCTTTCGGGCGGACGGACCGGGACGACTCGCAGCGGGCGGCGGGATCCGGATCCGCGACGAAGGAACCCCGGGATTGTACCACGGCTGGCCGCTCCCGAACAGGGGGCGTCAGTAGACGGTGACCGGATCGACGTCGTGGCTCACGTCCACGCCCCGGAAACCGGCCTTCAGATCGGCCATCACCCCGACCAGCCAGGCCTTCTCCCCCGACCGCAGGGCCCCCTTGATCAGGATCTGGAAGCGGTAGCGGTCGTGCAGGCGGGGGAAGACCGCCGGCGCCGGGCCCAGGATGGTCAGGGCCGGCCGGGTGAAGCTGCCGCGCAGCGCCGCGGCCAGGCGCCCGGCCGCGGCTTCGGTGTCGCCCAGCCGGCGGCCGGTGATCCCCAGCCGCAGCAGACGGCGTTCGGGCGGGTAGCCGAGGGCCATGCGGGCGGGCAGCTCGTCGGCGAGGAAGCGGGCGTAGTCGTGGTCGGCGGCGGCGGCGATGACCGGGTGCTCCGGCTGCCAGGTCTGGAAGACGACCCGACCCGCCCCCGCACGCCCCGCCCGCCCCGCGACCTGGGTCAGCAGCTGGAACGAGCGCTCGGCCGCGCGGAAGTCCGGCAGGCCGAGACCGTCGTCGGCGGCCAGAACCCCCACCAGCCCGACGCCCGGGAAGTGGTGCCCCTTGGCCACCATCTGGGTGCCGACGAGGATGTCGGCCTCGCCGGCGGCGAACGCCGCGAGGATCTCCCGGTGGCTGCCCCGCCGCGTGGTGGTGTCCCGGTCGAGGCGCAGGATCCTCGCCGCAGGGAAATGCCCCTGCAGGTGGAGCTCGATCTTCTCGGTGCCGCCGCCCGAGGGCCGCACCTCCCCCGCGTCGCAGGTGGGGCACGCCTCGGGCACCGGCCGCGTGAAGGCGCAGTAGTGGCAGAGCAGGCGCCGGGGCCGCAGGTGGTAGGTGAGCCCGATGTCGCAGTTGGGGCACATGACGACCTCGCCGCAGTCGGGGCACTGCAGCACCCGCGCGAAGCCGCGGCGGTTGTAGAAGAGGATGACCTGGCGGCCGGCGTCGAGGGTGGCGGTCATGGCCTCGGTCAGCGCGGGCGTGAACCCCTCGACGGCGCCGGTGCCGCGCAGGTCGACGATCTCGACCGGCGGCAGCTCGCCGCCCATGCGCTCGGGCAGCTCCCACAGCTCGAAGCGGCCCTCGCGCGCGTTGTGCATGCTCTCGAGGTCGGGGGTGGCCGAACCGAGGACCACCAGGGCGCCGGCCTCGCGCCCCCGCACCAGGGCCGCGTGGCGGGCGTGGTAGCGGGGCTTCTCGTCCTGCTTGTAGGACGACTCGTGCTCCTCGTCGACGACGATGATGCCCGGGTCGCGGATCGGCACGAAGAGGGCCGACCGCGGCCCCACCACCACGTCGATCCCGCCGCGCGCCGCGGCCTCGTGGACGCCGCAGCGCTGGCCCGCCGACAGGCCGCTGTGGATCGCCGCGACCCGCGGGCCGAAACGGCTGGCGATGCGGGCCAGGGTCTGGGGCGTGAGCGCGATCTCGGGCAGCAGGAAGACGGCGCCCCGGCCGGCGGCCAGGGCCGCCTCGATCAGCGTCAGGTAGACCTCGGTCTTGCCGCTGCCCGTCACGCCGTGCAGGAGCATGGCGGCGAAACGGCCGGCCGCCAGGTGGGCCCGGCCGGCGGCGACGGCGGCTTCCTGATGCGGCGAGAGGGTGATGTCGGGACGGTCGACGGCCGGGTAGGCCGGCAGTTCGGCCAGGCCGCCCCGCGCCCGGGTGCCCGGCTGCGGCGGATGGAACAACGGCACGACTTCGCCCAGCGGCAGCATGTAGTAGGACGCCAGCCAGTCGGCCAGTCGCCGCCGCTCGCCCTCGATGCGGTAGGCGGCGTCGAGCACCCTCCGCACGTCCTTCAGCCGGACCCCGTCGACCTCCCGCACGCCTGGCGCCGCGGCGGCGGCCCCGACGACCAGGCCGAGCACCCGGCGCCGCCCGAAGGGCACCTCGACCAGATCCCCCACCCGCGCCGGCATCCCGTTCGCGTCCGGGACGTGGCGGTAGGTGAAGGTCCGGTCCAGGGGCACCGGGACGGCGACCTCGACGTGTTGGCAGGCGGGTTGATTGTCCATGACCGATCCGTGGCTGGGGCGTTGCGCCTCAATTCTTCGCGTGCGTGGCCGATAAGATACGTCGGCGCGGCGCCCCCGGCCCCGCCGCTCACCCTTCGCCCGGAGGGATGGACCGACCCGCCATGCGCACCCGCCGCTCCGGCCGCGCTCCCGCGGCCCTGCTGGTCGTCGCGATCCTCGCGGCGCCCCTTTTCCCGACGCACGTCGTGCCCTGCGCCGCCCTGGCGGACCCGGCCCCGGCGCCGACGGCCACGACGCCCCGGGACGGCGAATACTACTTCGGGCAGTTGCGGGCGTCCATTGTCGAGGTCGTCGCCGACCACCAGGCCCTCATCAACCGCACGCCGACGGGCACGGTCAAGGACCCGGCCCTGATGCCGCGGGCCTATGCCGACCAGGCCGCCGGCGTGTTCGCCGGGCTCGTGGGGTCCGGGTTCGACCCGGCCGGGCTCGGCCGCGACCCGGCCGCCATCGCCCGGGCCCTCGGCACCCTGCTGCAGGCCGGCCGCATCACCACCGCGCGCCTGCAGACCGCCATCAACACCGAGCCGGACGGCACGGTGGTGCTGAAGAAGTTCGTGCCCGCCGCCTTCGGCCGTCTGGTGGCCGAGAACTTCCGCCGCCGCACGGGCGTCACCATCAAGCAGACCACCCTCGGCCGCGGCGCCTACGGCCCGCGCAACGAGTTCAACGCGCCCGACGCCTGGGAGCGCGGGGCGCTGCGGGTGATCGAAGCCAACGCCGGCGACGCCCCGGCGGCCTTCGGTGAGCAGGTCGGTGCGGACTACCGGCTCGTCAATCCCATCACCATCCAGGAAGCGTGCCTCGTCTGCCACGGCGAACCGGCCGGCAGTCCCGGCCCCTACGGCCACCCTCGCGAGGGCTATCGCGTCGGCGAGATCCGCGGCGGCATCAGCCTCACCCTGCCCCTGGCCGCGACGACCCCCTGAGCGGGCACCGCGCACCCGGCACCGGAAAGCGGCGAGGGTCCCCCGGAAGGGACCCTCGCCGCGTTGCGGAACCGGTGCTGCCGGAATCAGGAGCGCGCGCCGAGCAGCTGCTGCACCGTGTCGATCACCTTCTGCGGACTGAAGGGCTTGGTGATGTACTGGTCGGCCCCGGCCTCGTTGCCGGCCTGACGATCGGCCTGGCCCACCCGCGCCGTCAGCAGGATCACGGGGATGCCCGCCGTCTCGATGTCCTCCTTCAGGGCGCGGCAGGTCTCGATGCCGCCGCGGCCGGGCATCATCACGTCGAGGATGATCAGGTCCGGGCGGTGCTCGCGCGCCATGGCCAGGGCGTCCTCGCCGTTGTGGGCCGACAGCACGTCGAAGCCCTCGGCATGCAGGCTGAAGTCGAGGATGTGGCGGATGTTGTGCTCGTCGTCGGCAATCAGGACTGTCTGCAAGGCGGAGCCTCCTTGGGCGTCGCGGAAGTGGTTTTCCCGTTTATCGGCCGCGGCCCCCCGCGGCTGAAGAGCCGATTTCGCGCCCCGCCCGCCTTCAGGAGAGGCTGATCATGCCCCGTCGGTCCAGGGGCGGCCGCACGAGTTCCCGTCCGTCCGCGCCGTGGGCCTGCAGGTCGCGGATGCGCTCGCGCCGCGCCTCGACCTCGGCCAGGAAGACGTCGGTCATGCGCGGGCAGAACTGGCGCCCGGCGCCGGCCCGGATCTCCGCGACGGCGTCGTCGAGTTCGTAGGCGCCGCGCCACGGCCGCCGGCTGAGCAGGGCGCTGAAGGTGTCCGAGAGGCGCACGAGGCGCGCCCCGAGGGGGATCGCCTCGCCCGCCAGGCCGGACGGGTAGCCGGTGCCGTCGAAGTTCTCGTGATGGTGCGAGATGATCTGGCGCACGCGCGGATCCGGCTCCAGGGGCTCGAGGATCTCGAGGCCCGCCTGCACGTGCTCCTGCACCAGGCGCTCCTCGTGGGCCGTCAGGGTGCCGGGTTTGCCGAGCAGCTGGGGCGGCACGCAGCCCAGCCCCACGTCGTAGAACTGCAGGGCGAAGGCCAGGTGCTCGAGCTCGTCGTGGGGCAGCATGATCCGACGCGCCGCGGCCAGGCAGATCTCCTGGCACACCTGCAGGATGGTCTCGTGGCGCAGGTGCCCCACGGCCGTGGTGGCGCGCAGGGTCTCGCGGATGCGCTCGAAGCGGCGGGCGCCGTCCTGCCACGCCTCATAGCGCTGCAGCAGGCTGGTCAGCCTCTGCGCCAGGGACTCGAGGAAGACGGCGTCGTCCTCGTCGAGAGGTCGCCCGTCGGTGCGGTTGTTCACCGTGATGACGCCGACG
The sequence above is a segment of the bacterium genome. Coding sequences within it:
- a CDS encoding 2-oxoacid:acceptor oxidoreductase family protein, translated to MSRKMTEIRWHARGGQGAKTAAMFLAEAVLEKGKYGQGFPEYGPERRGAPMRGYTRIADEPIRRHCMIENPGTVIVLDPTLLDSPAAGVTAGTGKGTVFIVNTTEDPKTIQKKLGIKGAQVHTVDATGIALDAIGRPIPNMPMIGAFLAVNDVMTVDELKSALVEQLSSKFSQVVIDGNLAAVDRANKELVSA
- a CDS encoding 3-dehydroquinate synthase; the protein is MSRFVLGPLAGLELEHYLRGGAPVFVVDAAVAAHHPDWLDQIQQGCTRLESPTLVLTGGEGVKTLARLGLIYDWLAARSVGRDGTVVGVGGGTVLDLVGLAAATWKRGVNFVALPTTLLAMVDAAIGGKTAINAAGLKNPVGAFHPASGILADCGFLTSLPLGAWRDGMAELVKTALIGDARLFADLHRDRAAIAALLGDRTAAPDAPVPGIIGALPWAEWIGRAARVKADVVNRDFRELGPRRALNLGHTLGHAVEAWSQDTAAPLSHGQAVAIGMAVVFRVAAERGTCPLPIAVQVIEILEACGLPVSCSCPPDPVLEVLISGDKKAVAGRGVRWVLPQEVGRMDLDGRVTTAELRKWLDD
- a CDS encoding T9SS type A sorting domain-containing protein, producing the protein MPRTGPVRRRPAALFAVLALAMTGALPALAAALPDFEALRREAAARGGHWEVDETFSRSLTPDERAHLRGYAPPPGYQAELEKNLRIYPVAKTLPLNLNWRDLGGITPVKNQAQCGSCWAFAATAEMEAFIQIYYGQTLDLSEQQVVSCNPYGAGCDGGWATAAYYIFQQRGAVLEDCHPYLQADPPIAPCEETNFRKYGWITGFSYIVNDLEQIKAALQYGPVCTGIDGGPALEAYGGGCFDVPGSVINHLVLIVGYDDRACGGNGAWLIKNSWGPDFGDGGYAWIQYGAGLTGNSVTQLDYTPPPVTVAIAPGPTQTPLYADQWVDLSWTTTGPAVPAVDIWFGAGGACDDILVATNVPNTGSYSWLVPNESTDYGSLVVFPSSGTADGYGFTTGAVKVIGHRTRYVSPLGSNTAPYESIATAAHSIGDAVAACTGTDTVLVAGGDYAGNITLNRTVKVIGSWNTDFTVRDMDAHPTRLQGANSAIRVYAGAGDFGSVESLVVHGSTGGYASTPVGGQHGGAVYVNAAAPTFRDCRFENNRAAVGTGVGFGGAACVVGGAPVFDRCVFTGNTASGGGAVGVFAGAEATFTDCTFAANVLSDSLAANRGGAVHVSGATVHLAGATLVNNGAAGRGGAVFADQAVVSLHDTAIDGNRAREGGGAVTALGGSLDLCRVTLAGNSTLAGNGGALETDGTALDLRNVRATGNTAAALGGALAGLAASGRVENCQFDANTAASIGGAFVFGSGPLAVRQNMVFANAGGGLLVTGAEAVADGNNTWQNTGGDDLSAAPGPGSFSLDPRFVAAVAGDFSPGEHSPNVDAGAAGCLDPDGSPADVGLHGGPDAAFAQPAPIAGAALADLGGGVVRLTWDAAAAANTSHYVVYRDSTEIFRPSAAKTVRTVAHPTAFLDDTPPTGGWYYLVCAVDADGRCGGYSARVAVDGSGPSPVPDANLPRHLAITGVAPNPFNPRTTIAWDLPRRGQVRIAVYDLRGRLVRTLLDGQAEAGSHRTVWDGQDRHGRAAAAGIYFVRLSGAAGDRTRKMVLAK
- the priA gene encoding primosomal protein N'; this translates as MDNQPACQHVEVAVPVPLDRTFTYRHVPDANGMPARVGDLVEVPFGRRRVLGLVVGAAAAAPGVREVDGVRLKDVRRVLDAAYRIEGERRRLADWLASYYMLPLGEVVPLFHPPQPGTRARGGLAELPAYPAVDRPDITLSPHQEAAVAAGRAHLAAGRFAAMLLHGVTGSGKTEVYLTLIEAALAAGRGAVFLLPEIALTPQTLARIASRFGPRVAAIHSGLSAGQRCGVHEAAARGGIDVVVGPRSALFVPIRDPGIIVVDEEHESSYKQDEKPRYHARHAALVRGREAGALVVLGSATPDLESMHNAREGRFELWELPERMGGELPPVEIVDLRGTGAVEGFTPALTEAMTATLDAGRQVILFYNRRGFARVLQCPDCGEVVMCPNCDIGLTYHLRPRRLLCHYCAFTRPVPEACPTCDAGEVRPSGGGTEKIELHLQGHFPAARILRLDRDTTTRRGSHREILAAFAAGEADILVGTQMVAKGHHFPGVGLVGVLAADDGLGLPDFRAAERSFQLLTQVAGRAGRAGAGRVVFQTWQPEHPVIAAAADHDYARFLADELPARMALGYPPERRLLRLGITGRRLGDTEAAAGRLAAALRGSFTRPALTILGPAPAVFPRLHDRYRFQILIKGALRSGEKAWLVGVMADLKAGFRGVDVSHDVDPVTVY
- a CDS encoding DUF3365 domain-containing protein, which translates into the protein MRTRRSGRAPAALLVVAILAAPLFPTHVVPCAALADPAPAPTATTPRDGEYYFGQLRASIVEVVADHQALINRTPTGTVKDPALMPRAYADQAAGVFAGLVGSGFDPAGLGRDPAAIARALGTLLQAGRITTARLQTAINTEPDGTVVLKKFVPAAFGRLVAENFRRRTGVTIKQTTLGRGAYGPRNEFNAPDAWERGALRVIEANAGDAPAAFGEQVGADYRLVNPITIQEACLVCHGEPAGSPGPYGHPREGYRVGEIRGGISLTLPLAATTP
- a CDS encoding response regulator, with the translated sequence MQTVLIADDEHNIRHILDFSLHAEGFDVLSAHNGEDALAMAREHRPDLIILDVMMPGRGGIETCRALKEDIETAGIPVILLTARVGQADRQAGNEAGADQYITKPFSPQKVIDTVQQLLGARS